In the genome of Paenibacillus sp. FSL R5-0766, one region contains:
- a CDS encoding chromate transporter, which translates to MENNSFLTPDKPKHKVRALSEVLAISTKLGLTSFGGPIAHLGYFHEEYVRRRKWMDERSYADLVALCQFLPGPASSQVGIGIGIIRSGLLGGLMAWLGFTLPSVIALVLFAFLLQGFDISSTGWIHGLKIVAVAIVAQAILGMGQKLTPDRYRATIAIFTAAATLVWQTSFTPILFIVIAGIIGMIHFRKMTGIKTVDLSIPVSRNLAIICLALFFGILILLPLLTPFDRSGWLLFFDSFYRSGSLVFGGGHVVLPLLEREFVPTGLMNKSDFLAGYGAAQAVPGPLFTFASYLGAMMRGVPGALVATIAIFLPAFLLIVGALPFWNSLCKSSKIQGALIGINAAVVGILLAALYDPLWTTAILTPVDFALVCILFLMLVFWKVPPWIVVVAGAAGGTIMNLI; encoded by the coding sequence TTGGAGAATAATTCATTTCTAACCCCGGACAAGCCCAAACATAAAGTCAGAGCACTTTCTGAAGTGTTAGCTATATCCACTAAACTTGGCCTGACTTCATTTGGAGGACCGATCGCTCATCTCGGTTACTTTCATGAAGAATATGTTCGCCGTAGAAAGTGGATGGATGAACGAAGCTATGCAGATTTAGTTGCGTTATGTCAATTTTTGCCCGGGCCCGCCAGCAGTCAAGTCGGAATTGGAATTGGCATCATCCGCAGCGGTTTGTTGGGAGGACTGATGGCTTGGCTTGGTTTCACACTTCCTTCTGTCATTGCGTTAGTTTTGTTCGCTTTCCTTCTGCAAGGATTTGATATCAGCAGTACTGGCTGGATTCATGGTCTTAAAATTGTTGCTGTAGCTATTGTCGCTCAAGCGATATTGGGCATGGGGCAAAAACTAACTCCTGACCGTTACAGGGCAACCATCGCTATCTTTACTGCAGCGGCTACTCTTGTGTGGCAGACTTCGTTCACTCCTATCCTTTTTATTGTTATTGCAGGCATAATAGGCATGATTCATTTTAGAAAAATGACAGGTATTAAGACAGTAGACTTGTCTATCCCGGTAAGTCGTAACTTGGCAATAATCTGTTTGGCTCTATTCTTTGGAATCCTGATTCTTCTCCCGTTACTCACACCATTTGATCGTTCGGGATGGCTGTTATTCTTTGATAGCTTCTACCGTTCAGGCTCACTTGTATTTGGTGGAGGACATGTTGTACTTCCGTTACTGGAACGTGAATTCGTCCCTACAGGTCTGATGAACAAGTCCGACTTTTTGGCGGGATATGGAGCTGCACAAGCTGTACCCGGACCATTGTTTACCTTTGCCAGTTATTTAGGAGCGATGATGCGTGGGGTTCCCGGTGCCTTGGTTGCAACGATTGCTATCTTTTTGCCAGCGTTCCTTCTAATCGTAGGCGCATTGCCCTTCTGGAATTCTTTATGCAAGAGCTCAAAAATTCAAGGAGCATTAATCGGAATTAATGCAGCCGTTGTAGGTATTTTGTTAGCAGCGTTGTACGATCCGCTTTGGACAACTGCGATCCTAACTCCTGTTGATTTTGCACTGGTGTGTATCTTGTTTCTAATGCTCGTTTTTTGGAAAGTACCACCGTGGATCGTTGTCGTTGCTGGTGCCGCAGGCGGTACAATCATGAACCTTATCTAA
- a CDS encoding DUF3889 domain-containing protein, translated as MRMLIVTVMSVVLSLAGITSGTGAAIPDYAKWGIIAVKETQTKYNVDILDYKHIGRTSLTADQSREQFKLWVRAKDGKQFAVYVNVDFNPSTQQLKKVQFSESDRH; from the coding sequence ATGAGAATGCTCATCGTTACCGTCATGTCGGTAGTTCTGAGTTTAGCCGGAATTACATCAGGCACAGGCGCCGCCATCCCTGATTATGCGAAGTGGGGAATTATTGCGGTCAAAGAAACACAGACCAAGTATAATGTGGATATTTTGGACTATAAGCATATCGGTCGCACCTCTCTAACAGCAGATCAATCACGGGAACAGTTCAAGCTATGGGTTCGTGCGAAAGACGGCAAACAATTCGCAGTCTATGTAAATGTTGATTTTAATCCATCTACACAGCAATTAAAGAAAGTACAATTTTCCGAATCGGATCGACACTGA
- a CDS encoding GNAT family N-acetyltransferase, translating into MAAEISYVTTEEQLEQALGIRHHVFVIEQQVPAEIEIDQYDVISPDVHHVLLSTDGQAVATGRLIYYSKDTAKMQRIAVLESHRSFGYGRVLLLAMEELARELGLSYSVLDAQCQAQKFYEKLGYEVISEEPFYDADILHVRMRKSL; encoded by the coding sequence TTGGCAGCTGAGATTAGTTATGTAACGACAGAAGAACAACTGGAGCAAGCCTTGGGAATTCGCCATCACGTTTTTGTGATCGAGCAACAGGTGCCTGCCGAGATTGAGATTGATCAATATGATGTCATCAGTCCAGATGTGCATCATGTATTGTTAAGTACAGATGGGCAAGCAGTAGCCACAGGACGTCTGATCTATTACAGCAAGGATACGGCCAAAATGCAGCGGATCGCGGTGCTTGAATCTCATCGTTCATTTGGTTATGGACGTGTGCTTTTGCTCGCGATGGAGGAGCTGGCACGTGAACTCGGCTTATCCTATTCTGTACTGGATGCGCAGTGTCAGGCACAGAAATTCTATGAAAAACTGGGTTATGAAGTGATTTCGGAAGAACCTTTTTATGATGCAGATATTCTGCATGTTCGTATGAGAAAGAGCTTGTAA
- a CDS encoding DUF1292 domain-containing protein translates to MSDHTHEHGDGCGCGQDHDHDHEHEEVLLTLTDENGQDVEMVLVETFDVEKHVYALLLERNNPEADGIILRMEEEDEEMVLYNIEDEEEWNRVEAAYNELVASQE, encoded by the coding sequence ATGAGCGATCACACACATGAACACGGCGATGGCTGCGGATGCGGGCAAGACCACGACCACGACCACGAGCATGAAGAAGTCCTTCTCACATTAACAGACGAGAACGGCCAAGACGTGGAGATGGTTTTGGTGGAGACGTTTGACGTGGAGAAGCATGTTTATGCGCTCCTGCTGGAACGTAACAATCCTGAAGCTGACGGCATCATCCTGCGTATGGAAGAAGAAGACGAGGAAATGGTGCTCTACAATATTGAAGACGAAGAAGAGTGGAACCGCGTTGAAGCGGCTTACAACGAACTCGTTGCATCACAAGAATAG
- a CDS encoding M1 family metallopeptidase has product MNYSSPFTSKLARVGIAGTLALILATSPLANMGVVAAEADPAPVSTKIYNTQKESIEQPPIQYQIQARLNEKDMTIQGSEKVTYHNTSKDTLQQLVLHTYADANLSKSTQASMYQQHNEKISEDHPEKTAEDFLGGIDIQAVSADSQSLDFNKENQALTVQLKEPVQPGESVSFQLEFQLNIPYGSQRVSYYKDMINGAHWFPVMSVYDEVKHQWNKAPYSRTFESDYYTSSDFEVQFNVPDEYQIAMSGSITTQDSTEHGRKVVSAVAENTREFVFFASPNLQVERATRNGLTVEYYYYNDDPSKKKIVDRYINQAFKVIDFYSEKYGKYPYPEFRIVETYVQGVAVEYARLIQMGQIQNGAVPEEDTTFVHEIAHQWFHALIGNNSETESFLDEGFADFSMVYFAEKQGDKLNGFRSIQFDTAPVDMAIASTNDEAGDLASLVYYQKGRQAIYQLYRSVGEEKFDELMRTYFKRYVYQNATVEGLLQTIEDVLGKEIRSEMQMALYQPDFVLKPEYQLSQEETAAYVHDILQQQYQAVMGMIPNLPYEVMNRLMDKVLQGEELTIVLSDQVSKLATKQQEDMVNQLTGFLDMTGMRYDIIRDRKELKQKMKKEIGNSNLIVIGNAKSNGLVQALKFNIIDRTKQTGFPWKNTMNQPLAAGAYVIKHPYNQNRLMLHYFWNEDHLSDAAFEAFKLKIEESIGFTNDFYQYYVLDHQGKEKSNKKIANPISSFFAEQ; this is encoded by the coding sequence ATGAATTATTCAAGTCCATTTACATCAAAGTTAGCCAGAGTAGGGATCGCGGGTACACTGGCTTTAATACTGGCAACAAGCCCACTGGCCAACATGGGGGTTGTTGCCGCGGAAGCAGACCCAGCACCTGTATCTACGAAGATATATAACACACAGAAAGAATCGATAGAGCAACCCCCGATTCAATACCAGATCCAGGCTCGGCTGAATGAGAAGGACATGACGATCCAGGGGAGCGAGAAGGTAACGTATCACAACACAAGCAAGGATACCCTCCAGCAGCTGGTTCTTCATACATATGCTGATGCGAACCTCTCCAAGTCTACACAGGCGAGCATGTACCAACAGCATAATGAAAAGATTAGTGAAGATCATCCGGAGAAGACAGCGGAGGACTTTCTGGGTGGCATCGATATTCAGGCTGTAAGCGCAGATAGCCAATCGCTTGATTTCAATAAGGAAAACCAAGCGTTGACCGTGCAGTTGAAAGAGCCCGTTCAACCAGGCGAATCGGTATCATTCCAACTGGAGTTTCAGTTGAATATCCCCTATGGCTCACAGCGAGTGTCCTACTACAAGGACATGATCAATGGTGCGCACTGGTTCCCGGTGATGTCTGTATACGACGAGGTTAAGCATCAATGGAACAAGGCACCGTATAGTCGAACATTTGAGAGCGATTATTACACCTCATCGGACTTTGAAGTTCAATTCAATGTTCCTGATGAGTATCAGATAGCTATGTCGGGCTCTATCACCACTCAAGACAGTACAGAACATGGTCGTAAAGTTGTGTCTGCTGTGGCCGAGAATACGAGAGAGTTTGTTTTCTTTGCAAGTCCTAATCTTCAAGTGGAGCGCGCTACCCGTAACGGTCTGACGGTGGAATACTATTATTACAACGATGATCCATCCAAGAAAAAGATAGTTGACCGCTACATTAATCAGGCATTCAAGGTCATTGACTTCTATAGTGAGAAATATGGCAAGTATCCCTATCCAGAGTTCCGAATTGTCGAGACGTATGTACAAGGCGTTGCCGTGGAGTATGCGAGGCTCATTCAGATGGGACAGATTCAAAATGGTGCTGTTCCAGAAGAAGACACAACATTTGTTCATGAAATAGCGCATCAGTGGTTCCATGCATTGATCGGTAATAATTCGGAGACAGAATCCTTCCTGGATGAAGGCTTTGCCGATTTCTCCATGGTGTATTTTGCCGAGAAACAGGGAGACAAGCTAAATGGATTCAGATCTATTCAGTTCGATACTGCGCCCGTAGATATGGCGATTGCGTCAACAAACGATGAAGCTGGGGATTTGGCAAGTTTGGTATATTATCAGAAGGGAAGACAAGCGATCTATCAGCTTTACCGTTCCGTCGGTGAAGAGAAATTTGACGAGTTGATGAGGACATATTTCAAACGCTACGTGTACCAAAATGCAACGGTAGAGGGGCTGCTTCAAACCATTGAAGATGTGCTTGGTAAAGAAATACGTTCAGAAATGCAGATGGCCCTATATCAGCCTGATTTTGTCTTAAAGCCGGAATACCAATTATCACAGGAAGAGACCGCCGCATATGTGCATGATATCTTACAACAACAGTATCAGGCTGTCATGGGCATGATCCCTAATCTGCCTTATGAAGTAATGAATCGATTGATGGACAAAGTCCTTCAAGGCGAGGAATTAACCATTGTGCTCAGTGATCAGGTGAGCAAGCTTGCAACTAAACAGCAGGAAGATATGGTTAATCAGTTGACTGGATTCCTTGATATGACCGGTATGAGATACGACATTATACGGGATCGCAAGGAATTGAAGCAAAAGATGAAAAAAGAGATCGGCAACAGCAACCTTATTGTCATTGGCAATGCCAAGTCAAACGGATTGGTGCAGGCTTTGAAATTCAACATTATCGACCGGACGAAACAGACGGGTTTTCCTTGGAAAAATACCATGAATCAACCTCTCGCCGCGGGTGCATATGTGATCAAACATCCCTATAACCAGAATCGATTGATGCTTCATTATTTCTGGAATGAGGATCATCTGAGTGATGCGGCATTTGAAGCTTTTAAGCTGAAAATAGAGGAATCTATCGGATTCACTAACGACTTTTACCAGTACTATGTATTGGATCACCAAGGCAAGGAGAAATCCAATAAAAAAATAGCGAATCCCATATCTTCATTTTTTGCGGAGCAATAA
- a CDS encoding YdhK family protein, with protein MKKYVLTISTILITSSLVLSGCGKETRQTSESNDDSHTAAAGEMHHSESGELPEGLREKNNPTFPIGSQALMSADHMSGMKGAKAKIVGAYETTVYAVTYTPTTGGDPVQNHKWVIHEEIEDHMDQAYEAGSEVVLSADHMKGMKGAKATIDSAEQTTVYMVDYTPTTGGDSIKNHKWVTEEELSAIQ; from the coding sequence ATGAAAAAGTACGTATTGACCATATCGACTATATTGATTACAAGCAGTTTGGTTTTGAGTGGATGTGGCAAGGAGACTCGGCAGACTAGTGAAAGTAACGATGACAGTCATACAGCTGCTGCAGGTGAGATGCACCATTCTGAGTCGGGAGAGCTACCGGAAGGACTGCGCGAAAAAAACAATCCCACCTTCCCAATAGGAAGCCAGGCGCTGATGAGTGCCGACCACATGTCAGGCATGAAGGGGGCGAAAGCAAAGATCGTTGGAGCATATGAGACTACGGTATATGCAGTTACGTATACGCCAACCACAGGCGGAGATCCCGTGCAAAATCATAAATGGGTTATCCATGAGGAAATAGAGGACCATATGGATCAAGCGTATGAGGCAGGTTCTGAGGTAGTGTTGAGCGCTGATCACATGAAAGGAATGAAGGGCGCCAAGGCCACAATTGATTCTGCTGAACAGACAACGGTATATATGGTTGATTATACCCCTACAACAGGGGGAGATTCGATAAAGAATCACAAATGGGTCACAGAAGAAGAATTATCTGCTATCCAATAG
- a CDS encoding copper amine oxidase has product MKWKRILLCVTVFSLLGGSLLFADSVNEKIRVLINGKEAADGGYLIDGTTYVPVREAGGVVKWDSSNKRVTVIKPNVHIFLFKGDTVFGNVNVGKLKFNVFSQVDSLTADVAAVKVTITNPSGQVKDIQSQELTTQKDNFWFRTYDFTYDFSRAGKYQVGFHIKENANSSYVLVAEKIITALND; this is encoded by the coding sequence ATGAAATGGAAACGAATATTGCTTTGTGTCACGGTATTCTCCTTGCTCGGCGGGTCTTTATTGTTTGCTGACTCAGTGAACGAGAAGATTCGTGTTCTCATTAACGGCAAGGAAGCAGCTGATGGAGGTTATCTCATTGATGGAACGACCTATGTACCTGTAAGAGAAGCCGGAGGCGTCGTCAAATGGGACAGCAGTAACAAGAGAGTAACGGTGATCAAACCGAATGTACATATTTTTCTCTTCAAGGGAGACACTGTATTTGGTAACGTTAACGTAGGTAAGCTGAAATTCAATGTATTTTCACAAGTGGACAGTCTGACAGCAGATGTAGCTGCAGTGAAAGTAACGATTACCAATCCAAGCGGTCAGGTGAAGGATATCCAGTCCCAGGAGCTTACGACACAGAAGGATAACTTCTGGTTCCGCACATATGATTTTACGTACGATTTCAGTCGTGCTGGCAAGTATCAGGTTGGCTTTCATATTAAAGAAAATGCAAACAGCAGCTACGTCCTGGTAGCGGAGAAAATCATTACAGCGCTGAACGATTGA
- a CDS encoding organic hydroperoxide resistance protein, translating to MKTLYETTVINTGGRQGIVQSPDNVFMLDVAAPPELGGQVTTATNPEQLFAAGYSACFNSALEFQLKKHKVEIERSTVAATVMLVTDSEDNGVKLQVDLEVKILGLDEETAQKFVKLAHDYCPYSKGIKGNVNVNVELA from the coding sequence ATGAAAACATTATATGAAACAACAGTCATCAATACAGGCGGACGTCAAGGCATCGTACAATCCCCAGATAATGTGTTTATGTTGGATGTTGCTGCACCACCTGAACTGGGAGGACAAGTGACGACAGCTACCAATCCGGAGCAGTTGTTTGCAGCAGGGTATAGTGCTTGTTTTAACTCCGCACTGGAGTTTCAATTGAAGAAACACAAAGTTGAAATTGAAAGAAGTACCGTAGCTGCTACTGTAATGTTGGTGACGGACTCTGAGGACAACGGCGTGAAGCTTCAAGTCGATTTGGAAGTTAAGATTCTCGGTCTGGATGAGGAAACAGCACAGAAGTTTGTGAAACTTGCCCATGACTACTGCCCATACTCCAAAGGAATTAAAGGGAACGTGAATGTTAACGTGGAACTGGCGTAA
- a CDS encoding DUF3892 domain-containing protein, producing the protein MDQTTRESFTAVQKNGDGDLTAFQTSAGRVLDYQQALAEVQAGAIAGVNVFKGKDGEMYIRGDADGDPTNNLDQLPHF; encoded by the coding sequence ATGGATCAAACAACACGCGAGAGTTTCACAGCTGTACAGAAAAATGGCGACGGTGACCTGACAGCCTTTCAGACTTCGGCAGGACGTGTACTGGATTATCAGCAGGCACTTGCAGAAGTACAGGCTGGCGCTATTGCCGGTGTGAATGTATTTAAAGGCAAGGATGGCGAAATGTACATTCGCGGCGATGCCGACGGTGACCCAACCAACAACCTGGACCAACTTCCCCATTTCTAA